One window from the genome of Nicotiana sylvestris chromosome 9, ASM39365v2, whole genome shotgun sequence encodes:
- the LOC104222689 gene encoding uncharacterized protein: MASSNEASRTPEINWRIERALNLIHKENQTRAKIFEKLQERKLDRDKLSENIRRLLPFPYSYESRRRKFEYTEETFLGVYSTCEAKPNEPLSIKTLCCKTRHGSNSLADEKKIFREIIAAIDTREVVESAKETKFVHNKVLFNQTHPIKMISNANVERLKQKMHVITKDIRSIEKRLNRINQKKDQMYAQILTLQKTT; encoded by the exons aTGGCATCAAGCAATGAAGCTTCCAGAACCCCTGAAATCAACTGGAGAATTGAAAGAGCTTTAAATTTGATACACAAGGAAAATCAAACTCGAGCTAAGATTTTTGAGAAGTTACAAGAGAGAAAG CTTGATAGAGACAAATTATCTGAAAACATAAGAAGGCTACTACCGTTCCCATATTCTTATGAGTCAAGACGACGAAAATTTGAATATACAGAAGAGACTTTCTTAGGTGTCTACAGTACATGTGAAGCAAAGCCTAATGAGCCTCTATCG ATTAAGACTTTGTGTTGCAAGACAAGACACGGGAGTAACTCTTTAGCCGATGAGAAGAAGATTTTTCGGGAGATAATAGCAGCAATAGATACAAGAGAAGTCGTTGAAAGTGCTAAAGAGACCAAATTCGTTCACAATAAG GTTCTCTTCAACCAAACACATCCCATCAAAATGATCTCCAATGCCAATGTGGAGAGGCTTAAACAGAAAATGCACGTCATTACAAAAGACATTAGATCTATCGAGAAGCGTTTAAATAGAATTAACCAAAAGAAAGACCAAATGTATGCACAAATTCTTACACTCCAGAAAACAACATGA